In Pseudobdellovibrionaceae bacterium, the following proteins share a genomic window:
- the guaB gene encoding IMP dehydrogenase, with amino-acid sequence MATEIPQGLTYDDVLLIPQFSEVVPSEISTESFFAKGISLKVPVIAAAMDTVTEHKTAQVMAQLGGLGIIHKNMSIKSQAFEVEKVKKYESGMILDPITMHPDNRVADAMQLMQKYSISGVPITVDGKLVGILTNRDLRFETNMEQPISALMTHENLVTAEVGTNLEQAKVILHKHRIEKLPVVDSQGYLRGLITIKDIEKAQTFPQATKDAHGRLLAGAAVGVDATSRERVSALVEAGCDVIVVDTAHGHSKNVMTMVDFVAKEFPDTILVAGNVVTPEATEALIDRGVDVVKVGVGPGSICTTRVVSGVGMPQISAIIDCAKAAKKKGRTIIADGGIKFSGDVTKALAMGAASVMVGNMLAGSDESPGETILYQGRTYKVYRGMGSLGAMKQGSKDRYFQEDVADMDKLVPEGIEGKVPYRGNLSGIVHQLIGGLRSGMGYLGASTIEELQKRARFVRVSPQGLRESHVHDVSITKEAPNYRLEN; translated from the coding sequence ATGGCAACTGAAATCCCCCAAGGTTTAACCTATGACGATGTTCTGCTCATTCCCCAGTTTTCTGAGGTGGTGCCTTCTGAGATCAGCACGGAGAGCTTCTTTGCTAAGGGAATAAGTCTCAAAGTCCCAGTCATCGCGGCCGCCATGGATACGGTGACTGAACATAAGACTGCTCAGGTGATGGCCCAACTTGGGGGATTGGGGATTATTCACAAGAATATGTCTATCAAAAGCCAGGCCTTTGAAGTGGAAAAGGTCAAGAAATACGAAAGTGGGATGATTCTCGATCCCATCACTATGCATCCCGACAACCGGGTGGCCGATGCCATGCAACTGATGCAGAAGTACTCCATTTCAGGAGTTCCCATTACTGTTGATGGCAAGCTGGTGGGTATTCTCACTAACCGCGACTTGCGTTTTGAAACCAACATGGAACAGCCCATTTCAGCCCTGATGACTCACGAGAATCTGGTGACAGCAGAAGTGGGCACAAATCTGGAGCAGGCCAAGGTCATACTCCACAAGCACCGCATTGAAAAACTGCCGGTGGTGGACTCTCAGGGCTATTTGCGGGGACTCATCACTATAAAGGACATTGAAAAGGCTCAGACATTTCCCCAGGCGACAAAGGATGCCCACGGGCGTCTACTGGCTGGCGCCGCCGTGGGAGTGGACGCCACCAGCCGTGAGAGAGTTTCGGCATTGGTCGAAGCCGGCTGTGATGTGATCGTGGTGGACACCGCACATGGACATTCGAAAAACGTCATGACCATGGTCGACTTTGTAGCCAAAGAGTTTCCAGACACGATTTTGGTTGCCGGTAACGTGGTCACTCCTGAAGCCACAGAAGCTCTGATTGATCGGGGAGTGGATGTGGTTAAAGTCGGCGTTGGGCCAGGTAGTATTTGTACGACTCGCGTTGTGAGTGGTGTGGGAATGCCCCAGATTTCGGCCATCATTGATTGTGCAAAGGCGGCAAAGAAAAAAGGCCGCACCATTATCGCTGACGGAGGAATCAAGTTTTCAGGTGACGTCACCAAAGCCCTGGCGATGGGAGCGGCTTCGGTCATGGTCGGCAATATGCTGGCAGGATCTGATGAAAGCCCCGGTGAAACCATTCTTTACCAAGGCCGCACTTACAAAGTCTATCGTGGCATGGGTAGTCTGGGTGCCATGAAGCAAGGTTCTAAAGATCGCTACTTTCAGGAAGATGTGGCTGACATGGACAAACTGGTTCCCGAGGGGATTGAAGGCAAAGTTCCCTACCGTGGAAACCTGAGTGGAATTGTTCACCAGTTGATTGGTGGTTTGCGATCCGGGATGGGCTACTTGGGGGCTTCAACAATAGAAGAGTTGCAGAAAAGAGCTCGCTTTGTCAGGGTCTCGCCTCAAGGTTTGCGTGAGTCCCATGTCCATGATGTGAGTATTACCAAAGAGGCACCGAACTACAGACTTGAAAACTAA
- a CDS encoding gamma carbonic anhydrase family protein → MLSISVRGFHPQIGEGTFVAPNATLVGDVVVGKQASIWFNAVIRGDVMPIRIGDQTNIQDGSIIHGTYKKCGTTIGNRVTVGHGVILHGCEVGDEVLVGMSTTIMDLAQIPSRCIVGAGSLVTEEARFEEGWLILGRPAKAIRPLKPEELAFLGKSADNYLHYTKWFEEGEKGDPHGN, encoded by the coding sequence GTGTTGTCCATTTCGGTGCGCGGGTTTCATCCTCAAATAGGCGAGGGGACCTTTGTGGCGCCGAACGCGACCCTGGTGGGCGATGTGGTCGTGGGCAAACAGGCTTCCATTTGGTTCAATGCGGTCATTCGGGGCGATGTGATGCCGATTCGCATTGGCGATCAAACCAACATCCAGGATGGCTCCATCATCCATGGCACCTACAAAAAGTGTGGCACCACCATCGGCAATCGAGTGACAGTCGGGCACGGCGTGATTCTGCACGGCTGTGAAGTTGGAGATGAGGTCCTTGTTGGCATGAGCACCACGATTATGGATCTGGCGCAGATCCCCTCTCGCTGTATTGTCGGAGCTGGGTCCTTGGTGACAGAAGAGGCACGTTTTGAAGAAGGCTGGTTGATTCTCGGCAGGCCCGCCAAAGCCATCAGGCCCCTAAAACCCGAGGAGTTGGCTTTTCTCGGGAAGTCGGCTGACAATTATTTGCATTACACGAAATGGTTTGAGGAAGGTGAAAAAGGAGATCCCCATGGCAACTGA
- a CDS encoding bifunctional nuclease family protein, producing MSERFEAELHSDQEWIQVYPYGVTLAADQSRPIMIFKDEQEKLTLPVWLSPVDAGISLTQAMNRTTPSTPHSLTQKMLGQVGVALKKCLFVDIKGHHQIVQLHFEGHPKLKVITHRADESLSFCLHAKAEFFAQRWFFDQSRQLNAELEGVQKGLELEPGLGHNEHPYVM from the coding sequence GTGAGTGAACGATTTGAAGCAGAACTGCATTCAGACCAGGAGTGGATACAGGTTTACCCCTACGGGGTCACCCTGGCCGCTGATCAATCGCGGCCGATTATGATTTTTAAGGATGAGCAGGAAAAGCTGACCTTGCCGGTGTGGCTGAGCCCCGTGGATGCGGGAATTAGCCTGACCCAGGCCATGAATCGCACAACCCCCAGCACTCCTCACAGCCTGACCCAGAAAATGCTGGGCCAGGTGGGTGTGGCATTAAAGAAGTGCCTCTTTGTCGATATCAAAGGGCATCATCAGATTGTGCAGCTTCACTTTGAAGGCCACCCAAAACTGAAGGTTATTACCCATCGGGCGGATGAGAGTTTGTCCTTTTGCCTGCACGCCAAGGCTGAGTTTTTTGCCCAGCGCTGGTTTTTTGATCAGAGCCGTCAGCTGAATGCGGAATTGGAAGGCGTGCAAAAAGGTCTGGAGTTAGAGCCCGGTCTCGGGCACAATGAACACCCATATGTGATGTAG